Proteins encoded in a region of the Suricata suricatta isolate VVHF042 chromosome 10, meerkat_22Aug2017_6uvM2_HiC, whole genome shotgun sequence genome:
- the PAN2 gene encoding PAN2-PAN3 deadenylation complex catalytic subunit PAN2 isoform X4, which translates to MNFEGLDPGLAEYAPAMHSALDPVLDAHLNPSLLQNVELDPEGVALEALPVQESVHIMEGVYSELHSVVAEVGVPVSVSHFDLHEEMLWVGSHGGHATSFFGPALERYSSFQVNGSDDIRQIQSLENGILFLTKNNLKYMARGGLIIFDYLLDESEDMHSLLLTDSSTLLVGGLQNHILEIDLNTVQETQKYAVETPGVTIMRQTNRFFFCGHTSGKVSLRDLRTFKVEHEFDAFSGSLSDFDVHGNLLAACGFSSRLTGLACDRFLKVYDLRMMRAITPLQVHVDPAFLRFIPTYTSRLAIISQSGQCQFCEPTGLANPADIFHVNPVGPLLMTFDVSASKQALAFGDSEGCVHLWTDSPEPSFNPFSRETEFALPCLVDSLPPLDWSQDLLPLSLIPVPLTTDTLLSDWPAANSAPAPRRAPPVDAEILRTMKKVGFIGYAPNPRTRLRNQIPYRLKESDSEFDNFSQVTESPIGREEEPHLHMVSKKYRKVTIKYSKLGLEDFDFKHYNKTLFAGLEPHIPNAYCNCMIQVLYFLEPVRCLIQNHLCQKEFCLACELGFLFHMLDLSRGDPCQGSNFLRAFRTIPEASALGLILADSDEASGKGNLARLIQRWNRFILTQLHQDMQELEVPQAYRGAGGSSFCSSGDSVIGQLFSCEMENCSLCRCGSETVRASSTLLFTLSYPEDKTGKNWDFAQVLKRSICLEQNTQAWCDNCEKYQPTIQTRNIRHLPDILVINCEVNSLKEADFWRMQAEVAFKMAIKKHGGEISKNKEFALADWKELGSPEGMLMCSSIEELKNVWLPFSIRMKMTKNKGLDVCNWTDGDEIQWGPARAEEEHGVFVYDLMATVVHILDSRTGGSLVAHIKVGETYHQRKEGVTHQQWYLFNDFLIEPIDKHEAVQFDMNWKVPAILYYVKRNLNSKYNLNIKNPIEASVLLAEASLARKQRKTHTTFIPLMLNEMPQVGDLVGLDAEFVTLNEEEAELRSDGTKSTIKPSQMSVARITCVRGQGPNEGIPFIDDYISTQEQVVDYLTQYSGIKPGDLDAKISSKHLTTLKSTYLKLRFLIDIGVKFVGHGLQKDFRVINLMVPKDQVLDTVYLFHMPRKRMISLRFLAWYFLGSKLFHL; encoded by the exons ATGAACTTCGAGGGTCTGGACCCTGGACTGGCAGAGTATGCCCCGGCCATGCATTCTGCCCTGGATCCTGTCTTGGATGCCCACCTGAACCCAAGTCTGCTACAGAATGTGGAGCTGGATCCTGAGGGGGTGGCCCTGGAGGCTCTCCCTGTCCAGGAGTCAGTGCACATAATGGAAGGTGTCTACTCTGAATTGCACAGTGTGGTGGCTGAAGTGGGTGTGCCTGTCTCCGTCTCCCACTTTGACTTGCACGAGGAGATGCTGTGGGTGGGAAGCCACGGG GGCCATGCCACTTCATTTTTTGGCCCCGCCTTGGAGCGTTACTCATCCTTTCAGGTCAATGGCAGTGATGACATTCGACAGATACAGAGCCTGGAAAATGGTATCCTATTTCTCACCAAGAACAACCTCAAGTATATGGCTCGTGGGGGCCTCATTATATTTGATTACCT gttGGATGAGAGTGAGGATATGCACAGTCTCCTGCTGACTGACAGCAGCACTCTGCTTGTTGGTGGGCTGCAGAACCACATATTGGAAATTGACCTTAACACTGTCCAAGAGACTCAGAAG TATGCAGTTGAGACACCTGGAGTCACCATTATGAGACAGACAAATCGCTTCTTCTTCTGTGGCCACACATCTGGCAAG GTTTCTCTGCGAGACCTCCGTACTTTTAAGGTGGAGCATGAGTTTGATGCTTTCTCGGGGAGTCTGTCAGATTTTGATGTGCATGGCAACCTGCTGGCCGCCTGTGGCTTCTCCAGCCGCCTCACTGGCCTGGCCTGTGACCGTTTCCTCAAGGTGTATGATCTGCGCATGATGCGTGCCATCACACCACTTCAAGTACATGTGGATCCTGCCTTCTTGCGCTTCATCCCTACATATACTTCTCGACTTGCTATCATCTCCCAGTCGG GGCAATGCCAGTTTTGTGAGCCCACAGGCTTGGCCAACCCAGCAGACATCTTTCATGTGAATCCCGTGGGGCCTCTGCTAATGACATTTGACGTATCAGCCAGCAAGCAGGCCCTGGCCTTTGGGGATTCCGAGGGCTGTGTGCACCTCTGGACTGATTCCCCTGAACCTTCCTTCAACCCTTTCTCCCGTGAGACGGAGTTTGCTTTGCCCTGTCTTGTGGACTCACTGCCTCCTCTGGACTGGAGCCAGGACCTGCTGCCTCTTTCCCTCATCCCTGTCCCGCTCACCACTGACACGCTTCTCTCTGATTGGCCTGCTGCCAACTCCGCTCCAGCTCCCAG GCGAGCGCCCCCTGTGGATGCAGAGATTCTACGCACCATGAAGAAGGTGGGCTTCATTGGCTATGCACCCAACCCCCGCACCAGGCTGCGCAATCAG attCCTTACCGACTCAAAGAGTCAGACAGCGAATTTGACAACTTCAGCCAGGTCACTGAGTCACCGATCGGGCGGGAAGAGGAGCCACATCTCCACATGGTCTCTAAGAAATACCGCAAG GTAACCATCAAGTACTCCAAGCTAGGGTTGGAGGACTTTGACTTCAAACACTACAATAAGACCCTGTTTGCTGGATTAGAGCCCCACATTCCTAACGCCTACTGTAACTGCATGATCCAG GTGCTCTACTTTCTCGAGCCCGTTCGCTGTCTTATACAGAACCATCTTTGCCAGAAGGAGTTCTGTCTGGCATGTGAACTGGGTTTCCTCTTCCACATGTTGGATCTCTCTCGAGGTGACCCTTGTCAG GGCAGTAATTTTCTTCGGGCATTCCGCACCATTCCTGAGGCCTCGGCCCTTGGTCTGATCCTGGCTGACTCAGATGAGGCTTCAGGCAAAGGCAATCTCGCCAGGCTTATTCAGAGGTGGAATCGCTTCATTCTCACTCAACTGCATCAGGATATGCAGGAGCTAGAAGTACCCCAGGCTTATCGAGGTGCTGGAGGCAG CAGTTTTTGCTCATCGGGGGACTCTGTCATCGGGCAGCTGTTCAGCTGTGAGATGGAGAATTGCAGCCTCTGCCGCTGCGGCAGTGAGACCGTGCGAGCCTCTTCCACCCTGCTCTTCACGCTCTCCTACCCCGAGG ATAAAACCGGGAAGAACTGGGACTTTGCTCAGGTGCTGAAGCGAAGCATCTGCCTCGAGCAGAATACACAGGCCTGGTGTGACAACTGCGAGAAGTACCAGCCCACG aTTCAGACCCGCAACATCCGCCATCTGCCAGATATTCTTGTCATCAACTGTGAGGTGAACAGCTTGAAAGAAGCTGATTTCTGGAGAATGCAGGCTGAG GTTGCCTTCAAGATGGCAATAAAAAAACATGGAGGAGAAATCTCTAAGAATAAAGAGTTTGCTTTAGCTGATTG GAAGGAACTAGGGAGTCCAGAGGGCATGCTGATGTGTTCCTCCATTGAGGAGTTGAAGAATGTCTGGCTTCCTTTCTCCATTCGCATGAAGATGACCAAGAATAAAGGGCTGGATGTTTGCAATTGGACTGATGGGGATGAGATACAG TGGGGCCCAGccagggcagaggaggagcaTGGTGTCTTTGTGTATGACCTGATGGCTACTGTGGTACACATCCTGGACTCACGCACAGGGGGCAGCCTGGTGGCTCACATCAAAGTTGGAGAGACCTACCACCAGCGCAAGGAG GGTGTTACCCACCAGCAGTGGTATCTCTTCAATGACTTTCTTATTGAACCTATTGATAAG catgAAGCTGTGCAGTTTGACATGAATTGGAAAGTACCTGCTATCCTTTATTACGTCAAAAGGAATCTTAATTCCAAATACAACCTGAACA TCAAGAACCCTATTGAGGCAAGTGTCCTGCTAGCTGAAGCCTCTCTAGCACGGAAGCAGCGAAAAACGCATACTACCTTTATTCCACTGATGCTGAATGAGATGCCACAGGTTGGAGATCTGGTGGGCCTAGATGCTGAGTTTGTCACTCTTAATGAG GAGGAAGCAGAGTTACGCAGTGATGGCACCAAGTCCACCATCAAACCAAGCCAGATGTCAGTAGCAAGGATTACTTGTGTTCGAGGCCAGGGACCCAATGAGGGTATCCCCTTCATTGATGACTATATCTCTACCCAGGAGCAG GTGGTGGATTACTTGACTCAGTACTCGGGGATTAAGCCAGGAGACCTAGATGCCAAGATTTCCTCTAAGCACCTCACAACTCTCAAGTCTACCTACTTAAAGCTTCGTTTTCTTATAGATATTGGAGTCAAGTTTGTGGGTCATGGTCTGCAGAAGGACTTCCGGGTCATCAACCTCATG GTACCCAAGGACCAAGTCCTTGACACTGTCTATCTCTTTCATATGCCCCGAAAACGAATGATTTCCCTGCGATTCCTTGCTTGGTACTTCCTAG GTTCCAAACTATTCCACCTCTAA
- the PAN2 gene encoding PAN2-PAN3 deadenylation complex catalytic subunit PAN2 isoform X1, which produces MNFEGLDPGLAEYAPAMHSALDPVLDAHLNPSLLQNVELDPEGVALEALPVQESVHIMEGVYSELHSVVAEVGVPVSVSHFDLHEEMLWVGSHGGHATSFFGPALERYSSFQVNGSDDIRQIQSLENGILFLTKNNLKYMARGGLIIFDYLLDESEDMHSLLLTDSSTLLVGGLQNHILEIDLNTVQETQKYAVETPGVTIMRQTNRFFFCGHTSGKVSLRDLRTFKVEHEFDAFSGSLSDFDVHGNLLAACGFSSRLTGLACDRFLKVYDLRMMRAITPLQVHVDPAFLRFIPTYTSRLAIISQSGQCQFCEPTGLANPADIFHVNPVGPLLMTFDVSASKQALAFGDSEGCVHLWTDSPEPSFNPFSRETEFALPCLVDSLPPLDWSQDLLPLSLIPVPLTTDTLLSDWPAANSAPAPRRAPPVDAEILRTMKKVGFIGYAPNPRTRLRNQIPYRLKESDSEFDNFSQVTESPIGREEEPHLHMVSKKYRKVTIKYSKLGLEDFDFKHYNKTLFAGLEPHIPNAYCNCMIQVLYFLEPVRCLIQNHLCQKEFCLACELGFLFHMLDLSRGDPCQGSNFLRAFRTIPEASALGLILADSDEASGKGNLARLIQRWNRFILTQLHQDMQELEVPQAYRGAGGSSFCSSGDSVIGQLFSCEMENCSLCRCGSETVRASSTLLFTLSYPEDKTGKNWDFAQVLKRSICLEQNTQAWCDNCEKYQPTIQTRNIRHLPDILVINCEVNSLKEADFWRMQAEVAFKMAIKKHGGEISKNKEFALADWKELGSPEGMLMCSSIEELKNVWLPFSIRMKMTKNKGLDVCNWTDGDEIQWGPARAEEEHGVFVYDLMATVVHILDSRTGGSLVAHIKVGETYHQRKEGVTHQQWYLFNDFLIEPIDKHEAVQFDMNWKVPAILYYVKRNLNSKYNLNIKNPIEASVLLAEASLARKQRKTHTTFIPLMLNEMPQVGDLVGLDAEFVTLNEEEAELRSDGTKSTIKPSQMSVARITCVRGQGPNEGIPFIDDYISTQEQVVDYLTQYSGIKPGDLDAKISSKHLTTLKSTYLKLRFLIDIGVKFVGHGLQKDFRVINLMVPKDQVLDTVYLFHMPRKRMISLRFLAWYFLDLKIQGETHDSIEDARTALQLYRKYLELSKNGTEPESFHKVLKGLYEKGRKMDWKVPEPEGQTSPKSKAWIGTRETGQDAAVFSSVLAL; this is translated from the exons ATGAACTTCGAGGGTCTGGACCCTGGACTGGCAGAGTATGCCCCGGCCATGCATTCTGCCCTGGATCCTGTCTTGGATGCCCACCTGAACCCAAGTCTGCTACAGAATGTGGAGCTGGATCCTGAGGGGGTGGCCCTGGAGGCTCTCCCTGTCCAGGAGTCAGTGCACATAATGGAAGGTGTCTACTCTGAATTGCACAGTGTGGTGGCTGAAGTGGGTGTGCCTGTCTCCGTCTCCCACTTTGACTTGCACGAGGAGATGCTGTGGGTGGGAAGCCACGGG GGCCATGCCACTTCATTTTTTGGCCCCGCCTTGGAGCGTTACTCATCCTTTCAGGTCAATGGCAGTGATGACATTCGACAGATACAGAGCCTGGAAAATGGTATCCTATTTCTCACCAAGAACAACCTCAAGTATATGGCTCGTGGGGGCCTCATTATATTTGATTACCT gttGGATGAGAGTGAGGATATGCACAGTCTCCTGCTGACTGACAGCAGCACTCTGCTTGTTGGTGGGCTGCAGAACCACATATTGGAAATTGACCTTAACACTGTCCAAGAGACTCAGAAG TATGCAGTTGAGACACCTGGAGTCACCATTATGAGACAGACAAATCGCTTCTTCTTCTGTGGCCACACATCTGGCAAG GTTTCTCTGCGAGACCTCCGTACTTTTAAGGTGGAGCATGAGTTTGATGCTTTCTCGGGGAGTCTGTCAGATTTTGATGTGCATGGCAACCTGCTGGCCGCCTGTGGCTTCTCCAGCCGCCTCACTGGCCTGGCCTGTGACCGTTTCCTCAAGGTGTATGATCTGCGCATGATGCGTGCCATCACACCACTTCAAGTACATGTGGATCCTGCCTTCTTGCGCTTCATCCCTACATATACTTCTCGACTTGCTATCATCTCCCAGTCGG GGCAATGCCAGTTTTGTGAGCCCACAGGCTTGGCCAACCCAGCAGACATCTTTCATGTGAATCCCGTGGGGCCTCTGCTAATGACATTTGACGTATCAGCCAGCAAGCAGGCCCTGGCCTTTGGGGATTCCGAGGGCTGTGTGCACCTCTGGACTGATTCCCCTGAACCTTCCTTCAACCCTTTCTCCCGTGAGACGGAGTTTGCTTTGCCCTGTCTTGTGGACTCACTGCCTCCTCTGGACTGGAGCCAGGACCTGCTGCCTCTTTCCCTCATCCCTGTCCCGCTCACCACTGACACGCTTCTCTCTGATTGGCCTGCTGCCAACTCCGCTCCAGCTCCCAG GCGAGCGCCCCCTGTGGATGCAGAGATTCTACGCACCATGAAGAAGGTGGGCTTCATTGGCTATGCACCCAACCCCCGCACCAGGCTGCGCAATCAG attCCTTACCGACTCAAAGAGTCAGACAGCGAATTTGACAACTTCAGCCAGGTCACTGAGTCACCGATCGGGCGGGAAGAGGAGCCACATCTCCACATGGTCTCTAAGAAATACCGCAAG GTAACCATCAAGTACTCCAAGCTAGGGTTGGAGGACTTTGACTTCAAACACTACAATAAGACCCTGTTTGCTGGATTAGAGCCCCACATTCCTAACGCCTACTGTAACTGCATGATCCAG GTGCTCTACTTTCTCGAGCCCGTTCGCTGTCTTATACAGAACCATCTTTGCCAGAAGGAGTTCTGTCTGGCATGTGAACTGGGTTTCCTCTTCCACATGTTGGATCTCTCTCGAGGTGACCCTTGTCAG GGCAGTAATTTTCTTCGGGCATTCCGCACCATTCCTGAGGCCTCGGCCCTTGGTCTGATCCTGGCTGACTCAGATGAGGCTTCAGGCAAAGGCAATCTCGCCAGGCTTATTCAGAGGTGGAATCGCTTCATTCTCACTCAACTGCATCAGGATATGCAGGAGCTAGAAGTACCCCAGGCTTATCGAGGTGCTGGAGGCAG CAGTTTTTGCTCATCGGGGGACTCTGTCATCGGGCAGCTGTTCAGCTGTGAGATGGAGAATTGCAGCCTCTGCCGCTGCGGCAGTGAGACCGTGCGAGCCTCTTCCACCCTGCTCTTCACGCTCTCCTACCCCGAGG ATAAAACCGGGAAGAACTGGGACTTTGCTCAGGTGCTGAAGCGAAGCATCTGCCTCGAGCAGAATACACAGGCCTGGTGTGACAACTGCGAGAAGTACCAGCCCACG aTTCAGACCCGCAACATCCGCCATCTGCCAGATATTCTTGTCATCAACTGTGAGGTGAACAGCTTGAAAGAAGCTGATTTCTGGAGAATGCAGGCTGAG GTTGCCTTCAAGATGGCAATAAAAAAACATGGAGGAGAAATCTCTAAGAATAAAGAGTTTGCTTTAGCTGATTG GAAGGAACTAGGGAGTCCAGAGGGCATGCTGATGTGTTCCTCCATTGAGGAGTTGAAGAATGTCTGGCTTCCTTTCTCCATTCGCATGAAGATGACCAAGAATAAAGGGCTGGATGTTTGCAATTGGACTGATGGGGATGAGATACAG TGGGGCCCAGccagggcagaggaggagcaTGGTGTCTTTGTGTATGACCTGATGGCTACTGTGGTACACATCCTGGACTCACGCACAGGGGGCAGCCTGGTGGCTCACATCAAAGTTGGAGAGACCTACCACCAGCGCAAGGAG GGTGTTACCCACCAGCAGTGGTATCTCTTCAATGACTTTCTTATTGAACCTATTGATAAG catgAAGCTGTGCAGTTTGACATGAATTGGAAAGTACCTGCTATCCTTTATTACGTCAAAAGGAATCTTAATTCCAAATACAACCTGAACA TCAAGAACCCTATTGAGGCAAGTGTCCTGCTAGCTGAAGCCTCTCTAGCACGGAAGCAGCGAAAAACGCATACTACCTTTATTCCACTGATGCTGAATGAGATGCCACAGGTTGGAGATCTGGTGGGCCTAGATGCTGAGTTTGTCACTCTTAATGAG GAGGAAGCAGAGTTACGCAGTGATGGCACCAAGTCCACCATCAAACCAAGCCAGATGTCAGTAGCAAGGATTACTTGTGTTCGAGGCCAGGGACCCAATGAGGGTATCCCCTTCATTGATGACTATATCTCTACCCAGGAGCAG GTGGTGGATTACTTGACTCAGTACTCGGGGATTAAGCCAGGAGACCTAGATGCCAAGATTTCCTCTAAGCACCTCACAACTCTCAAGTCTACCTACTTAAAGCTTCGTTTTCTTATAGATATTGGAGTCAAGTTTGTGGGTCATGGTCTGCAGAAGGACTTCCGGGTCATCAACCTCATG GTACCCAAGGACCAAGTCCTTGACACTGTCTATCTCTTTCATATGCCCCGAAAACGAATGATTTCCCTGCGATTCCTTGCTTGGTACTTCCTAG ACCTGAAGATCCAAGGGGAAACCCATGACAGTATTGAAGATGCCCGCACAGCCCTTCAACTCTACCGAAAGTATCTGGAGCTAAGCAAAAATGGCACGGAGCCTGAATCCTTCCACAAAGTGCTCAAGGGTCTTTATGAGAAGGGCCGAAAGATGGACTGGAAGGTTCCTGAGCCTGAGGGTCAGACAAGTCCCAAGAGTAAGGCCTGGATTGGGACAAGGGAAACCGGACAGG ATGCTGCTGTCTTCTCCTCAGTGTTGGCACTCTGA
- the PAN2 gene encoding PAN2-PAN3 deadenylation complex catalytic subunit PAN2 isoform X2, producing the protein MNFEGLDPGLAEYAPAMHSALDPVLDAHLNPSLLQNVELDPEGVALEALPVQESVHIMEGVYSELHSVVAEVGVPVSVSHFDLHEEMLWVGSHGGHATSFFGPALERYSSFQVNGSDDIRQIQSLENGILFLTKNNLKYMARGGLIIFDYLLDESEDMHSLLLTDSSTLLVGGLQNHILEIDLNTVQETQKYAVETPGVTIMRQTNRFFFCGHTSGKVSLRDLRTFKVEHEFDAFSGSLSDFDVHGNLLAACGFSSRLTGLACDRFLKVYDLRMMRAITPLQVHVDPAFLRFIPTYTSRLAIISQSGQCQFCEPTGLANPADIFHVNPVGPLLMTFDVSASKQALAFGDSEGCVHLWTDSPEPSFNPFSRETEFALPCLVDSLPPLDWSQDLLPLSLIPVPLTTDTLLSDWPAANSAPAPRRAPPVDAEILRTMKKVGFIGYAPNPRTRLRNQIPYRLKESDSEFDNFSQVTESPIGREEEPHLHMVSKKYRKVTIKYSKLGLEDFDFKHYNKTLFAGLEPHIPNAYCNCMIQVLYFLEPVRCLIQNHLCQKEFCLACELGFLFHMLDLSRGDPCQGSNFLRAFRTIPEASALGLILADSDEASGKGNLARLIQRWNRFILTQLHQDMQELEVPQAYRGAGGSSFCSSGDSVIGQLFSCEMENCSLCRCGSETVRASSTLLFTLSYPEDKTGKNWDFAQVLKRSICLEQNTQAWCDNCEKYQPTIQTRNIRHLPDILVINCEVNSLKEADFWRMQAEVAFKMAIKKHGGEISKNKEFALADWKELGSPEGMLMCSSIEELKNVWLPFSIRMKMTKNKGLDVCNWTDGDEIQWGPARAEEEHGVFVYDLMATVVHILDSRTGGSLVAHIKVGETYHQRKEGVTHQQWYLFNDFLIEPIDKHEAVQFDMNWKVPAILYYVKRNLNSKYNLNIKNPIEASVLLAEASLARKQRKTHTTFIPLMLNEMPQVGDLVGLDAEFVTLNEEEAELRSDGTKSTIKPSQMSVARITCVRGQGPNEGIPFIDDYISTQEQVVDYLTQYSGIKPGDLDAKISSKHLTTLKSTYLKLRFLIDIGVKFVGHGLQKDFRVINLMVPKDQVLDTVYLFHMPRKRMISLRFLAWYFLDLKIQGETHDSIEDARTALQLYRKYLELSKNGTEPESFHKVLKGLYEKGRKMDWKVPEPEGQTSPKNAAVFSSVLAL; encoded by the exons ATGAACTTCGAGGGTCTGGACCCTGGACTGGCAGAGTATGCCCCGGCCATGCATTCTGCCCTGGATCCTGTCTTGGATGCCCACCTGAACCCAAGTCTGCTACAGAATGTGGAGCTGGATCCTGAGGGGGTGGCCCTGGAGGCTCTCCCTGTCCAGGAGTCAGTGCACATAATGGAAGGTGTCTACTCTGAATTGCACAGTGTGGTGGCTGAAGTGGGTGTGCCTGTCTCCGTCTCCCACTTTGACTTGCACGAGGAGATGCTGTGGGTGGGAAGCCACGGG GGCCATGCCACTTCATTTTTTGGCCCCGCCTTGGAGCGTTACTCATCCTTTCAGGTCAATGGCAGTGATGACATTCGACAGATACAGAGCCTGGAAAATGGTATCCTATTTCTCACCAAGAACAACCTCAAGTATATGGCTCGTGGGGGCCTCATTATATTTGATTACCT gttGGATGAGAGTGAGGATATGCACAGTCTCCTGCTGACTGACAGCAGCACTCTGCTTGTTGGTGGGCTGCAGAACCACATATTGGAAATTGACCTTAACACTGTCCAAGAGACTCAGAAG TATGCAGTTGAGACACCTGGAGTCACCATTATGAGACAGACAAATCGCTTCTTCTTCTGTGGCCACACATCTGGCAAG GTTTCTCTGCGAGACCTCCGTACTTTTAAGGTGGAGCATGAGTTTGATGCTTTCTCGGGGAGTCTGTCAGATTTTGATGTGCATGGCAACCTGCTGGCCGCCTGTGGCTTCTCCAGCCGCCTCACTGGCCTGGCCTGTGACCGTTTCCTCAAGGTGTATGATCTGCGCATGATGCGTGCCATCACACCACTTCAAGTACATGTGGATCCTGCCTTCTTGCGCTTCATCCCTACATATACTTCTCGACTTGCTATCATCTCCCAGTCGG GGCAATGCCAGTTTTGTGAGCCCACAGGCTTGGCCAACCCAGCAGACATCTTTCATGTGAATCCCGTGGGGCCTCTGCTAATGACATTTGACGTATCAGCCAGCAAGCAGGCCCTGGCCTTTGGGGATTCCGAGGGCTGTGTGCACCTCTGGACTGATTCCCCTGAACCTTCCTTCAACCCTTTCTCCCGTGAGACGGAGTTTGCTTTGCCCTGTCTTGTGGACTCACTGCCTCCTCTGGACTGGAGCCAGGACCTGCTGCCTCTTTCCCTCATCCCTGTCCCGCTCACCACTGACACGCTTCTCTCTGATTGGCCTGCTGCCAACTCCGCTCCAGCTCCCAG GCGAGCGCCCCCTGTGGATGCAGAGATTCTACGCACCATGAAGAAGGTGGGCTTCATTGGCTATGCACCCAACCCCCGCACCAGGCTGCGCAATCAG attCCTTACCGACTCAAAGAGTCAGACAGCGAATTTGACAACTTCAGCCAGGTCACTGAGTCACCGATCGGGCGGGAAGAGGAGCCACATCTCCACATGGTCTCTAAGAAATACCGCAAG GTAACCATCAAGTACTCCAAGCTAGGGTTGGAGGACTTTGACTTCAAACACTACAATAAGACCCTGTTTGCTGGATTAGAGCCCCACATTCCTAACGCCTACTGTAACTGCATGATCCAG GTGCTCTACTTTCTCGAGCCCGTTCGCTGTCTTATACAGAACCATCTTTGCCAGAAGGAGTTCTGTCTGGCATGTGAACTGGGTTTCCTCTTCCACATGTTGGATCTCTCTCGAGGTGACCCTTGTCAG GGCAGTAATTTTCTTCGGGCATTCCGCACCATTCCTGAGGCCTCGGCCCTTGGTCTGATCCTGGCTGACTCAGATGAGGCTTCAGGCAAAGGCAATCTCGCCAGGCTTATTCAGAGGTGGAATCGCTTCATTCTCACTCAACTGCATCAGGATATGCAGGAGCTAGAAGTACCCCAGGCTTATCGAGGTGCTGGAGGCAG CAGTTTTTGCTCATCGGGGGACTCTGTCATCGGGCAGCTGTTCAGCTGTGAGATGGAGAATTGCAGCCTCTGCCGCTGCGGCAGTGAGACCGTGCGAGCCTCTTCCACCCTGCTCTTCACGCTCTCCTACCCCGAGG ATAAAACCGGGAAGAACTGGGACTTTGCTCAGGTGCTGAAGCGAAGCATCTGCCTCGAGCAGAATACACAGGCCTGGTGTGACAACTGCGAGAAGTACCAGCCCACG aTTCAGACCCGCAACATCCGCCATCTGCCAGATATTCTTGTCATCAACTGTGAGGTGAACAGCTTGAAAGAAGCTGATTTCTGGAGAATGCAGGCTGAG GTTGCCTTCAAGATGGCAATAAAAAAACATGGAGGAGAAATCTCTAAGAATAAAGAGTTTGCTTTAGCTGATTG GAAGGAACTAGGGAGTCCAGAGGGCATGCTGATGTGTTCCTCCATTGAGGAGTTGAAGAATGTCTGGCTTCCTTTCTCCATTCGCATGAAGATGACCAAGAATAAAGGGCTGGATGTTTGCAATTGGACTGATGGGGATGAGATACAG TGGGGCCCAGccagggcagaggaggagcaTGGTGTCTTTGTGTATGACCTGATGGCTACTGTGGTACACATCCTGGACTCACGCACAGGGGGCAGCCTGGTGGCTCACATCAAAGTTGGAGAGACCTACCACCAGCGCAAGGAG GGTGTTACCCACCAGCAGTGGTATCTCTTCAATGACTTTCTTATTGAACCTATTGATAAG catgAAGCTGTGCAGTTTGACATGAATTGGAAAGTACCTGCTATCCTTTATTACGTCAAAAGGAATCTTAATTCCAAATACAACCTGAACA TCAAGAACCCTATTGAGGCAAGTGTCCTGCTAGCTGAAGCCTCTCTAGCACGGAAGCAGCGAAAAACGCATACTACCTTTATTCCACTGATGCTGAATGAGATGCCACAGGTTGGAGATCTGGTGGGCCTAGATGCTGAGTTTGTCACTCTTAATGAG GAGGAAGCAGAGTTACGCAGTGATGGCACCAAGTCCACCATCAAACCAAGCCAGATGTCAGTAGCAAGGATTACTTGTGTTCGAGGCCAGGGACCCAATGAGGGTATCCCCTTCATTGATGACTATATCTCTACCCAGGAGCAG GTGGTGGATTACTTGACTCAGTACTCGGGGATTAAGCCAGGAGACCTAGATGCCAAGATTTCCTCTAAGCACCTCACAACTCTCAAGTCTACCTACTTAAAGCTTCGTTTTCTTATAGATATTGGAGTCAAGTTTGTGGGTCATGGTCTGCAGAAGGACTTCCGGGTCATCAACCTCATG GTACCCAAGGACCAAGTCCTTGACACTGTCTATCTCTTTCATATGCCCCGAAAACGAATGATTTCCCTGCGATTCCTTGCTTGGTACTTCCTAG ACCTGAAGATCCAAGGGGAAACCCATGACAGTATTGAAGATGCCCGCACAGCCCTTCAACTCTACCGAAAGTATCTGGAGCTAAGCAAAAATGGCACGGAGCCTGAATCCTTCCACAAAGTGCTCAAGGGTCTTTATGAGAAGGGCCGAAAGATGGACTGGAAGGTTCCTGAGCCTGAGGGTCAGACAAGTCCCAAGA ATGCTGCTGTCTTCTCCTCAGTGTTGGCACTCTGA